The genomic DNA TAATTCCGAGATTTTTAAATGGTTTAGAAAGCGGCACCATGCCGATATATACAAAGACACCGTCTGTCTTAAATTCTCTTTCTTCACCTGTTTTTGTGGATACAAGGGTTACACTGTCAACCTTGCCGTCTTTTCCATTGATTTCCTTAACCGTATGACTCCAAATAAAATCAATTTTTTCATTAGCAAAAGCCCTTTGCTGAAGGATTGCTTGCGCACGAAGCTCGTCACGACGGTGGACAATGGTCACCTTTGACGCAAATCTTGTCAAATATACTCCTTCTTCAACGGCAGAGTCTCCGCCGCCGACAACAACAAGCTCTTTTCCTTTAAAAAAGGCTCCGTCACAAACGGCGCAATAAGATACACCGCGACCGCCAAATTCTTTTTCACCCGGTACTCCAAGCTTTTTAAATTCAGCACCGGTCGCAATAATGACCGCGCGGGCTTTGTATTCTTTTGAACCGGCTACAA from Bacillus methanolicus MGA3 includes the following:
- the trxB gene encoding thioredoxin-disulfide reductase, which encodes MSEEKIYDVIIAGAGPAGMTAAVYTSRANLSTLMIERGVPGGQMANTEDVENYPGFDHILGPELSTKMFEHAKKFGAEYAYGDIKEVIDGKEYKTVVAGSKEYKARAVIIATGAEFKKLGVPGEKEFGGRGVSYCAVCDGAFFKGKELVVVGGGDSAVEEGVYLTRFASKVTIVHRRDELRAQAILQQRAFANEKIDFIWSHTVKEINGKDGKVDSVTLVSTKTGEEREFKTDGVFVYIGMVPLSKPFKNLGITNENGYIETNERMETKVPGIFAAGDVREKSLRQIVTATGDGSIAAQSAQHYIEELKEELKIKA